In the genome of Synechococcus sp. CB0101, the window AGAGCGGCTAAGCCCTTGCAATTGATGCAGTCTGGCGAGCAATCGATCACCTTGAAGCATGGCGGCAGCAGGCAGCGGCCATGATCTAAAGCAACCCAACAGGCTTGTGGTCAGGCACAGCTTGTTCTGCCTCTGAAATGCTGCAGCCGTGCACCAATTGCATCCGTTGTAGATAAGTGATGGGTCGCCGTTTGCCGATCAACCAACGCTGGAGCCGCTCCGTCGCCACAGCGGCATCCAGCACCAACCAGGCCCGCGCCGGATCGAGCCTGAAGCGCCCATCAACGCACAACCACCGTGGCCGCGCTCTCTCCATGGTGGAGGGAGGCCACAACAACACCCGCCAACCCACCATTGAGGAACCGCATGGAAGCGGATGTTGAACAGAGCAACACAATCCAGCGATCCCAGACACAGATCTGGGGCAAAGCTGCCGCGCGGATCAAAAGCACTGCCAGGCCCTTTTTCTGATGTGAGCTGAGCCCTCTTGAGCCACCATGGCCCGCACCGCCAGCATCAGCAGCCTCACCATCCCCGCCGAAGGAGGCAGCCTCTCGGCGGATCTCACCCTGCCAGCCCAGGCCACCGGCCTGGTGGTGTTTTGCCATGGTTCCGGCAGCAATCGCTTCAGCCCCCGCAACCAAGCCGTGGCCGAACGGCTGCAGCGCAGTGGCCTCGCCACCCTGCTCTGCGACCTCGAACGCAGCGACGCCCCCAGCCACGGCAGAACCCTGACATCCCTGCCGCCCTTGCAGCGGCGCCTGCTGCAGCTGCTCGATTGGACAGCCCAACAAGGCGATTTGAGCAACCTGCCCCTTGGGCTGTTTGGCGGCAGCACCGGCGCGGCTCTGGCGCTGGTGGCAGCAGCCGAGCGACCGCAGCAGGTGAAGGCCGTGGTGTCACGCGGCGGCCGCCCCGATCTCGTGTTCCAGCGACTGAGCGACGTGCGCTGCCCCGTGCTGTTGCTGGTGGGTGAGCACGACGTGGATGTGCTCGAACTCAATGCCTGGGCCGCCGGCCAGCTGCAGGTGCGCAATGAACTGGTGGTGATCCCCCAGGCGGGCCATTTGTTTAGCGAGCCGGGATGCCTGGAGGCCGTGGCTGAGCACACCACCAGCTGGCTGCTGGAGCAATTCAAGGCGAGCCGATTCAGCCCTGCAGATGATCTGTAGAGAAGGCCTGCAACCTGCCGCAGAACCACGGTGAGTTGCCAGCAAGCAACGGCACTTCGCCACCATTTAACGCTCGTATTCTCAAGCTGCTGAGAGATGCAGCGGAGCTGAAGTCTCTTGGCATCTGTTCCACCCTCACCTGCGGTATTCACCCATGAACGAGCGCATTCGCGTCCTGCAACGTCAACCGAAGCGGATCTCGATCACCCTCAGCTACCACGTGCATGAGGCGCTGCTCACTCGATCAGAAGAAGAGGGCCGATCCGTTTCCAATCTGTGTGCATTCCTGCTGGAAGATGCGCTGCGCGACCCGCAACGCAGCCTCCCCTCGCCAACAGCGGCCAACACCCATCTCCAGGCCAATGGCCTGCAACCCACACCCCAAACAGCGGGGCGCTTGAAAACACGCCCGTTCTGATGCGGTGGTGCACGGCGGATGAAACGGGGCCACCAAATCCGGTCGCCCCATGCCATCCGCCCGCCTCATTGAGGGAAGAGGGCCGGTGTGAGATGGCGCCGCAATTTTGTGAGAGCATGTCGCTCCAGCCGCTGCACTTGGTCTTTGCTGCGGCCGATCAAGCGAGCCACTTCCGCAAAAGAGCGCTGCTTGTCCTCGCCATAGCGCAACTGAATCACGGTGAGCTCTGGCGTGGAGAGATGCTGCAGTTGGCTGTGCATCCAGCGATAGTCGTCTGTGATCAGCGGTTGGTGGTCATCCGTCACCGTATCCAGCAGAGTCATGTCGCCATCGCTGCCGCTGAGTTGCTGATCGAGCGACACCGTGTTGCTGCGGTGTTGAATCGCCATGGCATACAACAACCGCTGCGGTGATTCCTGCAACGCCTCCGCCAGCTGCTCCACACTCATGGGATGGCTGCGCAGGCTCTGCAGGGAATCAGCTCGATTGGCCAGGCTCACCAGGTTCACAGGGATCCGGATGCTGCCGCTGTGCTCCTGCAGATAGCGGTTGATCGATTGACGAATCCACCAGTAGCCGTAGGTGGAAAATTTGTAGCCGCGGGTGGGGTCATATTTCTCCGCCGCCCGCAACAGCCCCAGATTGCCGGCCTGCACCAGATCCATCGGATCGTGGGCCAGGTGCTTGAGCCGGCGGATGTAGCGCAGGGCCACGGTCACCACCAGGCGCAAATTGGCGGTCACGATGCGTTGAAGGGCGCGGCGCCCCCGCCGTTGCAACGCCGGCGAGGGATCGTTGCTCTCCATCCAGTCTTTCACGATCGTGCCCAGGTGCACTTCCTCCTGGGCGGTGAGCAAAGGAATCCGACCAATGGTGCGCAGATAGTCGCCAAAAGCATCACTCATGGACGCGGAACTTGATGGCGCTCAATCCTCTGGCGAATCCACAGTTGCACCATCAGGTTGAGCAGGCTTGCCCATGGATCGAGGCGTCCTGCAGCATCCTTGTGGGCGCCTCCTGACGCGCAGGCCGCCAGGATTGATAGGCAGCAGCACGCTCAGGCCGGCTCAACACCACCTGCCACAGCTGACCCTGGCGCGAACGGAAAAAGCCAGCACAACTGAGCAGGTAATAGCGCCAGAACCGAAAGAATTCAGGGGTGCTGTCGCAGGCCAAGCGCGGCCAGGCTTGCTCGAAGTTCTGCCACCAGGCCAGCAGGGTGTGGTCATAGTCGTGGCCGAAGCTTTCCCAGTCTTCGATCAGGAAATGCCCCTCCAGCCCATCAGCGAGCTGACGCGCCGATGGCAATCGCCCACCGGGAAAGATGTAGCGGTCGATCCACGGATCCGTGCGGCGTGTGCTGCGGGCCGAGCCGATGGTGTGCAGCAAAGCCAGGCCATTGGGATGCAGCAACCGCTGCATTGTGCGGAAGAAGGTGTGATCGTTGCGACGGCCAACATGCTCAAACATGCCCACTGAGGCAATGCGATCAAACAGGCCTGGATCCCGCGCCGGCAGCTGGCGGTAATCACACAGCTCCACGCGAATTGGTAAATCCGCCAGGTGCTCACCGATCCAGCTGGCCTGCTGGGCTGACACCGTGATCCCAACCACCTCCACGCCGTAATGGCGGCAGGCGTAGGCCGCCAGCGATCCCCAGCCGCATCCCACATCCAGCAGCCGCATCCCCGGCCGCAGCTCCAGCTTTTCGCAGATCAGCCGCAGCTTGTGATCCTGCGCCTCAGCCAGCGTCTCTGCGTGCCGCCAGTAGCCGCAGCTGTACACCCTCTGCGGATCCAGCATCGCCGCGTAGACCCGCGGATCAATGTCGTAATGGCGGCGGCCCACCACATAGGAGCGGCGCAAGGCCTGGGGATTGCTGAGCTGATCCCGCAGGATCCGGGCCAGCTCCACCACCTGGGAGCGCAGCGTTAGGGGCCGATTGGCATTCGCGCGCAGCAAACGGCAGATCAGCTCATCGAGCTGCTCACAATCCCAGTCGCCCCGCACATAACCATTCCCCAGCGCCAGGGAGCCATGCCGCAGCAACGCTCCATAGAGCTGCGGATTGTGCACCTGCAGATCCCAGGGCCGATCGCCGTTGAAACGCACATCGGCACCCTCCACAACGGCCGCAAGACTGGCGGGAACAGGCATGGCATCAGCAGAACGCCCTCCACCCAATCCGCACCCGCGCGAGCCATCGCCGCTGGAGGTAGATCTGCGGTGCCATCACCGCTGCCCTGCGGTAGTCCTGCCGCAGGCGGGCTACCCCCTCGGATCGCCGATCAGGCTGACGCCATGGCCGTTGAGCCGAGATGCAGCTCAGCGCAGCTGAACCGATCAGCAGCCTCAGCGCCGAAAAGGCCCTGGCGGCTTTGCAGAGCAGCGCCCAAGGCCTGAGCAGCTCCGAAGCCTTCCAGCGCCTGCAGCGCTGCGGCCCCAATCGCCTACCGCCGCAGAGGCAACGGCCGCTGATTCTGCGCCTGACGGATCAGTTCACCCACTTCATGGCCCTGTTGCTGTGGGCAGCAGGGGGCATGGCCTTTCTGGCACGCACGCCGGAGCTGGGCTGGGCGATCTGGAGCGTGGTGCTGATCAATGCTCTCTTCAGCTTCTGGCAAGACTTTCAAGCCGAGCGAACCCTGGCGGCGCTCACCCAGGTGCTGCCCCACCAGGTGCGGCTATGGCGCGATGGTGACCTGCAGGTGCTGCCTGCCGACGACCTCGTGCCGGGCGATCTGATCGAACTCGAAGCCGGCGATCAGGTGCCGGCCGACTGCCGGGTGATCGAAGCAGCAGCGCTGTATCTCAATGCAGCGGTGCTCACGGGTGAATCCCTGCCGGTGGCCCGCACCGCGCAAGCGCAGAACCAGCGGCTGCGCACCTCAGAAGCCACCAACCTGCTACCGGCAGGCACCACCGTGGCCGCAGGCCGGGCACAAGCTGTGGTGTACGCCACCGGCGCCGACACGGAATTCGGCCAGGTGGCGCATCTGAGTGCCGGCACCGAACGCGCCCCAAGCACGCTGGAGATTCAGGTGGGCCGGATTGTGCGCACCGTCACCAGCATCGCCGTGGGCATGGGCGCCCTGGCCTTCATCGCCGGTGTGGTGCTGGTGGGCGTGGGTCCGCTGGAGAGCCTGGTGTTCGCCATCGGGATCATCGTGGCCAACGTGCCGGAGGGGTTGCTGCCCACCGTGACCCTGGCCCTAGCCCTGGCGACGCAGCGCATGGCACGGGAGCGGGCCCTGGTGCGGCGCCTATCCGCGGTGGAAACACTCGGCTGCGTGAGCGTGATCTGCACCGACAAAACCGGCACCCTCACCGCTAACGCCATGGCGTTACAAAACACCTGGAGCAGCGATGAGCCCTTGCTGCTGCTGCTCTCGGGATTGTGTTGCAACGCCTCCGAAGCGGTTGGTGATCCCACGGAAACGGCGCTGTTGCAGGGCGCGCAGCAGGCGGGCCTCGATCTGGCAGACGAGCAACAGCGACTGCCGCGCCAGCGGGAGCTGCCCTTCGATTCCGAACGGCGAATGATGAGCGTGCTGGTGCATTGGCAGGCCGATCCGCGCTGGCCCGAACCCAGCAGCTGGATGGTGTGCAGCAAAGGCGCCCCCCTTGAGCTGCTGCAGCACTGCAGCCATTGGCTCCGGGGCGGCACGATCACGGCCCTCGGCCCGGCCGAACGGCAGGTTGTACGATCGGCCAACGACGTGATGGCCCGCCAGGGCCATCGGGTGCTCGCCATCGCCTGCAAGCCCTGCGATCAGCCGCACCTCGAGGAAGAGGAGCTGGTGCTGGTGGGGTTGGTGGGCCTTTACGACCCGCCGCGGCCTGGCGTGAGTCAGGCCATCGCCGCCTGCCACCACGCCGGCATCAAGGTGACGATGGTGACCGGCGACTACGGCCTCACCGCCGAAGCCATCGCCCGCCAGATCGGGTTGCTGGATGCGCCCGCCCATGCCGGCCCCGATCCGATACGGGTGGTGAATGGCAGCGATCTCCATCGCCTCAGCGATGCGCAGCTACGGCAGCTGCTGAAGTTCCGGTCGCGGCTGGTGTTTGCCCGCATGGCGCCGGAGCAGAAGTTGCGCCTGGTGCAGGCCTACCGAGCACTTGGAGACGTGGTGGCGGTCACCGGCGATGGCGTCAACGACGCCCCAGCCCTGCGGGCCGCTGATGTGGGCATCGCCATGGGCCGCAGCGGCACCGATGTCGCCCGAGAAGCCGCCGACATCGTGCTGGTGGACGACAACTTCGCCACCATCGTCTCGGCGGTGCGTCACGGCCGAGGCGTGTACGACAACATTCGCCGCTTCATCCTCTACATCCTCGCTTCGAATGTGGCGGAGGTAGCACCGTTTCTCACGATGCTGCTGCTGCGCATCCCTGCCGCCCTCACGGTGCTGCAGATCCTGGCGGTGGACCTGGGCACGGATCTGCTGCCCGCCCTGGGCCTTGGCGCCGACCTCCCCCAGGCCGATGTGATGCAGCAGCCGCCGCGCCATCGCGATCAACCCCTCCTGGATCGCCCCTTGCTGCGCCAGGCCTACCTGTTTCTCGGACTGCTGGAGGGAAGCTTAGCGATGCTGGGCTATGGCCTCACCTGGTGGAGCCATGGCGTTGGGCTCTGGCCATTGCGCCGCCTGGCACCAACCCTGTTGCATCACCAGGGCAGCGCTGAGCTGCTGCTGATTCAGCACGAGGCCTCCGCGGTAGCCCTGGGGTCGATCGTGTTCGCCCAGGTCGGCACGGTGCTCGTCTGCCGGGGTGGGCGGCGTTTCCGGGCCAACAGGCTGCTGTGGCTGGGCATTGCCACGGAGGTGATCGCCTTTGTGGTGCTGCAGGGCTGGCCGCCCCTGGCCCGCACCTTCCAGATGGCGCCGATCCCATCACAGTTGTGGTGGTGGCTGTTGCTGTGCATCCCGGCGCCACTGCTGGCGGTTCAACTCCGCAGCCTCTGGAGGGCTGATCCCCATGGTTCAAACCGCGCTCTGGCCTGACCGCCGCCACGCCGGCCGGGCCCTGGCCCAACAACTCAGCAACTGGTGCGGCCGCCCCCAAGCCCTGGTGGTGGGCCTACCCCGCGGCGGCATCGTGGTGGCTGCCGAGGTGGCACGCCAACTGCGGCTGCCTCTGGCCAGCTGGGCGGTGCGCAAACTCGCCCATCCCCACGCTCCGGAATTGGCCCTAGGGGCCATGGCGCCAGGAGGGGTGCTGATCTGGGATGAGGACAACGCCCGCTCTTACGGCCTCGATAGCCCACAGCGCCAGCGCCTTGAGCTGGAGCAACGGCAAGAGCTGGAGCGCCGGCAGCAGCTCTATGGCGATCCACCGCTCGCCGCCCTGCGCCATCGCCCCTTGCTGGTCGTCGACGACGGGGTGGCCACCGGGCTCACAGTGCGCGCCGCCCTGCAATCCCTACGCCAGGCGGAGCCGAATGCCCTGGTGTTGGCGGTGCCGGTGATCGATCGGCGCGTCGCCGCGGCCATCAGGCCACAGCTCGATGGGTTGGTGGCCTTGGCGGAGGTGGATGACCTCTGGGCCGTGGGGGCCTGGTATCAGCGCTTTGAGCCCGTGAGCGACCGGGAGGTGTTACGGCTCATGGCTGCGGGTAATGGGGATCGAGCCAGCAGCGCGGCAACGGCTCCCCGGAAGGAAAGATCAGATCCGATTTGAGAAAGAGCTCAGGCTCCTGCAACTCTTCACCGGCATGCAGACGGCCCTGCAGGTGCGTGGAGAAGGGATCAAACAACGGCGACAAGGTCAAGACCTCCATCAAGGAGCCGTCCTGCCGGGTTTTCAGAAACATCGAGCCAGCGGTCTTGCTGCATCCGGTTTATTCAGGCACTGCAGGATCGGCCGGCGCAGATTCACGGCATCAACGGTTCAAGCGCTGCATCTGCCAGGTGACGAGCGTGCCCACCGGGCTCCAGAGCAGGTAGGGAATCAACAACAACGCCGCAGGTTGTGATGGGGCCGCCACCACCACCGTGAGCGCCACGCCCCAGAGCCAGCCGGCCAGACCCACCACCGTGCCGTTGGCCAGGCGACGCGTGCGGCAGATGAGCCAGGTGTAGCTCTGCACCAACACCATCAGCAGCAGATAGCCAGCCATCAACCCCCAACTGGCGGTGCGATTCCAGGCCAGGAGAGCCGATGCATAGAAGCAGCCGTAGATGAGCACCCAGATCAGCGGGATCAAGCCCTCAAAGCTGAGCCAACTCGGCCGGCGCAGGCGCAGAAACCAGGCGAACTCCTCCTGGCTGGGCATGATCACCACCACCAGGGTGCCGATCACCAGCAGGATCACGATCGCGGCGGTCATCGAGGCGAAGCATCTGCTCCAGCCTGATCACAACCAGGCCGTACTGCCGCAGTCAGCCCAACGGATCGGCCGCACTCTCGCCGCATTGCTGCAGCCGCGCGTCCAGCGGCAGCGTTAGCGCGCCAGCCTGAGCGGGGCCGAACGAGCCATGGGTTAGCGCCTCGTTCTGCCGCACTCCACTCACCCCCGCCCCGAGAGCGAACTGAGCCTTCGCCAGGGCGGGCCCTCAAGGACTTCACCATGACCACCCTTTCTTCCGCCGCCGGGCGTTCTGGCTGGCGGCCCTTCCGGGCATGGATCACCAACACCAACAACCGGATCTACATCGGTTGGTTTGGCGTGCTGATGATTCCCTGCCTGCTCACCGCCACGATCGTGTTCGCCATGGCCTTTGTGGCCGCTCCTCCAGTGGATGTGGATGGCATCCGCGAACCGCTCAGCGGTTCACTGCTGGGCGGCAACAACCTGATCAGCGCAGCCGTGGTGCCCAGCTCCAATGCGATCGGGCTGCACTTCTATCCCCTCTGGGAGGCGTCCAGCGTGGAGGAATGGCTCTACAACGGCGGGCCTTATCAGCTGATCGTGTTCCACTTCCTGATCGGCATCACCGCTTGGATGGGCCGCCAATGGGAACTGAGCTACCGGCTGGGCATGCGCCCCTGGATTGCCGTGGCCTTCTCGGCCCCCTGGGCCGGCGCCATGGCTGTGCTGCTGGTGTATCCGCTGGGGCAAGGATCCTTCGCCGATGGGATGCCCCTCGGCATCTCCGGAACCTTCAATTTCATGCTGGTGCTGCAGGCGGAACACAACGTGTTGATGCACCCGCTGCACATGCTCGCCGTCGCCGGCAGCTTCGGCGGAGCCTTCTTGGCGGCATTGCATGGATCGCTGGTGAGCAGCAGCTTGATTCGCGAAACCACCGAACAGGAATCGATTAATCGCGGCTACTTATTTGGCCAGAAGGAACCCACCTACAACATCGTGGCCGCTCACGCCTATCTGGGCCGGCTAATCATGCCCTATGCCACCAGCGATAACAGCCGCAGCGTGCATCTGTTGCTCGCCGCCTGGCCCGTGATCGGCATCTGGTGTTCGGCCCTGGCGGTGGCCAGCTTTGCCTTCAACCTCAACGGCTTCAACTTCAACCACTCAGTTCTTGATCATCAGGGCCGCGTGATCCCAACCTGGGCCGATGTTCTCAACCGCGGCAATCTCGGTATTGAAGCCATGCACGAGCGCAACGCCCATCAGTTTCCCCTTGATCTGGCGGCTCGGCCTGTTGCAACAAACGGCTGAACCCAGGCTGAACGAAGGCTGAGCCAAACAAAGGCGCCCCGTGTCGGGCGCCTTATCACCGGTTGCGGAAGGTCACCTTGGCAGATGGGATGACCTCCGGTCGGGTGTCTGTGGTTCAAGGGATCGAGCTGTTCACTCCAGCTGGGTTATGCAGCCCAGGTTGAGGGTTTCAAGGAACAATCCGTGGCATCTGGCTGATCTCTACGGGATGACACACGCGCAGCGCCATCGAGGACAACTGAACTGGACCTCGCACAGTTGTTTTCAATCGCACCTCCTCTGTGCACACCGGCTCGGGTGATCCCTGGCCGGACTCTCTTGGAGGTGGAGGTCGGGCTGGCTCCCGCTCCTCCCCTCAACCTCAAAATAAGAGTTCCACGTGCTGCCGAACGGTTGGCAATGATCGTCTTCCCGTACCGCCGCAGGCTGCACACCTTCCGCCGCTTTGCTGCTGCATCAGCGGCCTGAATCAGCCCTCTGCACCTACAGCTGGAGGACCCGATCTGAGGCAAGCTGTTGGCAGCCACGATCACGCTTGAGCTCACAGTTCAGGAGCTCAATCTGTTGCGCAATACCATCCGAGCCCGCCAGATCTACGAGCCCTGCCAGCACACGCTGGCCCGGGGGATCTGGCAACCCTGGATGGCTCCACTACTGGACAAGCTCAGCCAAGCCGTAGCGCAACACACCCAGCAGAGCCGCTGAGCCGATCAGAGGCAACACCCCCCAGCGCTGGCGCAGCAGTAGGAGCAGCGCCACCAGCGTCAGCCCCGCCGCCACGGGATCGAGACGCCCTCCCGGCAGCAGCACCGGCACGGCAAAGAACACCGCCAAGCTGGCGATCACCCCCACCAAGGCGGCCGTGATCGCCGTGAGCGGCGCGGTGAAGCGCTGATCGCCTCGGCTCGCCTCCACCAGCGGTGCCCCCGCCAGGATGAAACCAAACGAGGGCAGAAAGGTGAACCACACGGTGACCGCCGCCGCCGCCCAGCCGCCAACGCCGCTGCTCCAGCCCCCCAGGAAGCCAACAAAGGCCAGCACCATGATCAGCGGCCCCGGCGTGGTTTCCCCCAGGGCCAGGCCGTCCAGCATCTGCGTGGCGCTCAACCAGCCGTGCTGCTCCACCGCCCCCTGGGCCACATAGGGCAACACGGCATAGGCGCCCCCGAAGCTCACCAGGGCCACCTGGCTGAAAAAGCGCGCCATCGCGGCCAGCGGTCCATCCCAGCCCCCCAAGCGCACCACAGCCATCAAGGGCAACAGCAGCGCCACACCCCAGGCCAAAAGCGTGATCAACAGACCTCGCCCACTGAAGCGGGCATGGTCCGGGGTGGGGGTGGTGTCGCCATGGATCGCCTCGAGACCAGGCCCTGGATCAGCCGCAGCTGCTCGCACCGCCAA includes:
- a CDS encoding dienelactone hydrolase family protein gives rise to the protein MARTASISSLTIPAEGGSLSADLTLPAQATGLVVFCHGSGSNRFSPRNQAVAERLQRSGLATLLCDLERSDAPSHGRTLTSLPPLQRRLLQLLDWTAQQGDLSNLPLGLFGGSTGAALALVAAAERPQQVKAVVSRGGRPDLVFQRLSDVRCPVLLLVGEHDVDVLELNAWAAGQLQVRNELVVIPQAGHLFSEPGCLEAVAEHTTSWLLEQFKASRFSPADDL
- a CDS encoding RNA polymerase sigma factor RpoD/SigA; amino-acid sequence: MSDAFGDYLRTIGRIPLLTAQEEVHLGTIVKDWMESNDPSPALQRRGRRALQRIVTANLRLVVTVALRYIRRLKHLAHDPMDLVQAGNLGLLRAAEKYDPTRGYKFSTYGYWWIRQSINRYLQEHSGSIRIPVNLVSLANRADSLQSLRSHPMSVEQLAEALQESPQRLLYAMAIQHRSNTVSLDQQLSGSDGDMTLLDTVTDDHQPLITDDYRWMHSQLQHLSTPELTVIQLRYGEDKQRSFAEVARLIGRSKDQVQRLERHALTKLRRHLTPALFPQ
- the cfa gene encoding cyclopropane fatty acyl phospholipid synthase, with product MPVPASLAAVVEGADVRFNGDRPWDLQVHNPQLYGALLRHGSLALGNGYVRGDWDCEQLDELICRLLRANANRPLTLRSQVVELARILRDQLSNPQALRRSYVVGRRHYDIDPRVYAAMLDPQRVYSCGYWRHAETLAEAQDHKLRLICEKLELRPGMRLLDVGCGWGSLAAYACRHYGVEVVGITVSAQQASWIGEHLADLPIRVELCDYRQLPARDPGLFDRIASVGMFEHVGRRNDHTFFRTMQRLLHPNGLALLHTIGSARSTRRTDPWIDRYIFPGGRLPSARQLADGLEGHFLIEDWESFGHDYDHTLLAWWQNFEQAWPRLACDSTPEFFRFWRYYLLSCAGFFRSRQGQLWQVVLSRPERAAAYQSWRPARQEAPTRMLQDASIHGQACST
- a CDS encoding cation-transporting P-type ATPase, producing MQLSAAEPISSLSAEKALAALQSSAQGLSSSEAFQRLQRCGPNRLPPQRQRPLILRLTDQFTHFMALLLWAAGGMAFLARTPELGWAIWSVVLINALFSFWQDFQAERTLAALTQVLPHQVRLWRDGDLQVLPADDLVPGDLIELEAGDQVPADCRVIEAAALYLNAAVLTGESLPVARTAQAQNQRLRTSEATNLLPAGTTVAAGRAQAVVYATGADTEFGQVAHLSAGTERAPSTLEIQVGRIVRTVTSIAVGMGALAFIAGVVLVGVGPLESLVFAIGIIVANVPEGLLPTVTLALALATQRMARERALVRRLSAVETLGCVSVICTDKTGTLTANAMALQNTWSSDEPLLLLLSGLCCNASEAVGDPTETALLQGAQQAGLDLADEQQRLPRQRELPFDSERRMMSVLVHWQADPRWPEPSSWMVCSKGAPLELLQHCSHWLRGGTITALGPAERQVVRSANDVMARQGHRVLAIACKPCDQPHLEEEELVLVGLVGLYDPPRPGVSQAIAACHHAGIKVTMVTGDYGLTAEAIARQIGLLDAPAHAGPDPIRVVNGSDLHRLSDAQLRQLLKFRSRLVFARMAPEQKLRLVQAYRALGDVVAVTGDGVNDAPALRAADVGIAMGRSGTDVAREAADIVLVDDNFATIVSAVRHGRGVYDNIRRFILYILASNVAEVAPFLTMLLLRIPAALTVLQILAVDLGTDLLPALGLGADLPQADVMQQPPRHRDQPLLDRPLLRQAYLFLGLLEGSLAMLGYGLTWWSHGVGLWPLRRLAPTLLHHQGSAELLLIQHEASAVALGSIVFAQVGTVLVCRGGRRFRANRLLWLGIATEVIAFVVLQGWPPLARTFQMAPIPSQLWWWLLLCIPAPLLAVQLRSLWRADPHGSNRALA
- a CDS encoding phosphoribosyltransferase, which codes for MVQTALWPDRRHAGRALAQQLSNWCGRPQALVVGLPRGGIVVAAEVARQLRLPLASWAVRKLAHPHAPELALGAMAPGGVLIWDEDNARSYGLDSPQRQRLELEQRQELERRQQLYGDPPLAALRHRPLLVVDDGVATGLTVRAALQSLRQAEPNALVLAVPVIDRRVAAAIRPQLDGLVALAEVDDLWAVGAWYQRFEPVSDREVLRLMAAGNGDRASSAATAPRKERSDPI
- a CDS encoding TspO/MBR family protein; the protein is MTAAIVILLVIGTLVVVIMPSQEEFAWFLRLRRPSWLSFEGLIPLIWVLIYGCFYASALLAWNRTASWGLMAGYLLLMVLVQSYTWLICRTRRLANGTVVGLAGWLWGVALTVVVAAPSQPAALLLIPYLLWSPVGTLVTWQMQRLNR
- the psbA gene encoding photosystem II q(b) protein: MTTLSSAAGRSGWRPFRAWITNTNNRIYIGWFGVLMIPCLLTATIVFAMAFVAAPPVDVDGIREPLSGSLLGGNNLISAAVVPSSNAIGLHFYPLWEASSVEEWLYNGGPYQLIVFHFLIGITAWMGRQWELSYRLGMRPWIAVAFSAPWAGAMAVLLVYPLGQGSFADGMPLGISGTFNFMLVLQAEHNVLMHPLHMLAVAGSFGGAFLAALHGSLVSSSLIRETTEQESINRGYLFGQKEPTYNIVAAHAYLGRLIMPYATSDNSRSVHLLLAAWPVIGIWCSALAVASFAFNLNGFNFNHSVLDHQGRVIPTWADVLNRGNLGIEAMHERNAHQFPLDLAARPVATNG
- the chrA gene encoding chromate efflux transporter translates to MNRSVSLLEASRFWWRLGWVSFGGPAGQIALLHRELVEQRRWLSEQRYLHALNFCMLLPGPEATQLATYLGWLMHGWTGGLIAGVLFLLPSALLLSGLGWLYVVWGTLPLVMAVFAALKPVVLAIVVVAAWRLARRTLRTPLHGLLAALALLLLTSSALPYPALVLGAALVGWLAGRWRPRWILPVREELAVRAAAADPGPGLEAIHGDTTPTPDHARFSGRGLLITLLAWGVALLLPLMAVVRLGGWDGPLAAMARFFSQVALVSFGGAYAVLPYVAQGAVEQHGWLSATQMLDGLALGETTPGPLIMVLAFVGFLGGWSSGVGGWAAAAVTVWFTFLPSFGFILAGAPLVEASRGDQRFTAPLTAITAALVGVIASLAVFFAVPVLLPGGRLDPVAAGLTLVALLLLLRQRWGVLPLIGSAALLGVLRYGLAELVQ